The DNA window ttttagtcagctttttcatgacTGTGACCAAAATTCCTGACAAGAAGAATTTAGAGGAGGGGAAGTCTATTtgcggctcagggtttcagaggtctcagtccatagatggctgactccattgctttgaATCCAAGATGAGCCAGCACATTGTGGGGAAAGGGCTAAGCAAAGGAGAGCTGCTTAACTCACGGTGGAATCAGGAagcggagagagaaggggaatgggTTGCAGGAAAAATATAGCTTTCCATGGCATGCCCTCCCCCGCCCCCGAACCCACCTCCTCTAACCATGTTCCATCCGCCTACTGTTACCACCCAGACTATTCAAACTAGAatgaactgattaggttacagctttcataatttaatcatttcacctctggagattcctgcattaacaggagctcTAGGGGACATACCTTGTATGCAAACCATAACAAACTCCTtatgaaaaaaggaaattatCTTGGGATCCTGTTATAACTACTTATGTAATACACAATACCTGACAAGCAATCTCAGAGAAAACACAAAGGCCTTTCACATCTTACTGACTTTTATGTCTCTTGTAATAAATTTATTGAACAGCCTGGGTTcagaagaaacatttttttttccctccagccTCTGCCTTTAAACATATTATTATTCCTAAGACCATCCTTTCTCAACCCTTCATGGTTTTATAGATCCCATGGGTTTCTAAGAAAGTCCTCCTTTTCAGATTTAAAGACTTTAATCAAAACGTTAATCTCAAATCCAATTAAaaacttctttttttcctatctttGACCTGATATAGAGGTTGAGAACAAGGAGAGAAGGAAATTATTTCACTTCCCCACCATATCCTCCTCTTCTCATTCTTTATGGGATCACAAGTTGAAGAGGGCAGGAGATATTAAAAGTAAAACGTCTAACATCTTATTTGGTGTGATTGTACTATGTCATCTGTGCCCTCTGTCAGGGAAGGGATCCAAACACAGATTGTTTCCTGTACTTTAGAACCCTGGAAAGATTTCTTCACATCATTACTCCCTGGTAAATGAGAGGCATTCATCTGTTAATGCCTCTCAGCTCTGGCCCACTATGGAACCCCCATTGCCTCTTTGTACCCAGGTCTTCTCAAAATCAGAAGAACTGATCTTAGTGGACTGACCATGGATAATATAACTGTCATTGGAAGCCCTTGTTTCTCAGAAGGAGCACATATTGTTCAagctgccatgatgttctaagTGGTACACATTAGGGCAAGAGTAAACCTTTATGGGATAAATAAAACCTTTGGTAATCTCAAACTCCAGATTTCAGAATTGTCATTCATCATTCCATTGTCATCACTGAACAGTAACTGAACTTTTTATGTGAGGAAAACTGTATTATAAAGGcagaggtggggctggggatgtggcccaagtggtagcatgctcacctagcgcgcgagacactgggttcgattctcagcaccacatatatgtaaaataaagatattgggtccaccttaaaaaaaactaaaaagtaaatatttttaaaaaagaggtaaAAGAAGGAGAAGTTTAATAATGAGGGAGAGTTTATATTTGGTGCCAAGTAAGCAAAAGGAGGCAGCAGATGTAACAGAAAGGGGAGCAACTTTGGGGAGCAAAAGTCCATGGCAAGTTTAGCATCTGTGCACGCACTGGAGGGGCGCTAGGTCTTAGAAGGAGGATACTAAGGCAAAGTCCTTAACAAGGGAATACAGAAAAAAGAAAGGCAAATGACACTAGCAAATATGAGGGGCATTTTTCCCAGGCCTGAATACCTCCTATGCAAATGCTTGTATCTTATGCAGGGGGATTCAGGAAGCAGTGAGGAAATTTCATATAAATACTTGGACAGTCATTCAGAGGCAGGCCTTAAAAAGTCTTGAATACAAGGCTCAGAAAGATGCAAAAAGGTGCAGTTGACCTTTTTGACCTCGTGTGTGTTGCATAGTAGGAACAGGGGTGGGGAAGAGAGAATATCAAGCATTGAATGAAATCTGTATTGTGTCTAATTGGGAACAAACTGTATGCCAGGCACTATTAGGAATTCACAGGTTGTGCCAGTCTCCTCGGTGTCACAGGCATTTATTAGGATCTTGGGCATTGTGTGAAAAGTAGAGTATTTACTTTCCAGTTGTTAATGATCTGGTGTGAATTGGTATACACATTCAGGTACCAGGCTGCTGCACTCACTGGGCTCCTCTTAAATTCACTGCTACTACCCCTGGGCTTCTATTTATTTGTTCCCTAAATCCAGAAACATAACTTTTTAAATCTTCTCTCCATTTGTCGTGAGTTATCATTCAGCACACTGTACGTGAATAATGAACACTATATAGGGAAGAATATTTATAAGTTGGACCATACAGGTGCAGTAGCCTCTTGGTGCCTTAATCTTGTATCTAACTtaagatctttcttaagatccaaaaATTTCCTTGTTTTTGTTCACAACCTCTCAATTATTCTTTCTAATGTATCTCCTTTTTACATTCCAACTTTTGTTTTTCCAAATTAAAATTCTCCTCCTTTAAAATTTATCTCTTGGTCTCCTCTTTTTCTGCTGGCTTTTGGTTTGTGCTCATCAACAGGATGAATTTAGTTAAATCATTTGATCTTCTTAGGTCTGTTTTTCAGCTAGGTTGGATTGGGTAATCTTGACCTGTCTTTTtagtttaaaatgaaataatgtatatAAAGTCTTTTCATGAATGAGTGGGTACCACAGATATGTAGGGTAGCttttatttgtttctattttattttatttttttctgatttctggATCCCTTTGACTGTCTAATACCCCCATCTCATGCATGTCAAAGATAAGTTTTCCATTCACTTTATTCAAAAGAAGATAGTGAGAGTATGAAAAGTATGTAACAGCTTCTGGAATAGTATCTGGGTGTGTGACGGGGGTGGGTGGGGTGAGAAAGGTATTCTTTTCTTGCCTGTTCTCTATTTATATACATATGGAAATAACAGTTTCTAATTTTTTCTGCTGAGTTTCAAGAGCATTCAAATGTTCTTCTGGACATGGTACAAATGACACATTATACTGATTATTGCCCTATCCATTCCAATAGGATCCTGCGTCCTTGGAACCCACCTCTATCAGCCTCCAAAGCATTTCTGGGAGTCCCTGGTCAGCTATTATAATGTCAATAACTACCTCCCCTGCCATTTTCTACTCAGTCTCACTTCAGGTAGTTATGAGTCTACTCCCCAAACATCACAGCATCCACCAGTCTCCATTTCACCTTTGGCTGCAGTTGAACCACTGAAGCCCAGGTGATGCCAGGGGTCTGTGGACTGCTGCTACAAGTTGGGCAGTATGCTTACTTGCCATGCTGTGCAGGAATGCTGTGGAGAGATGCTAAATGGCGCAAAAGTCTTGGGTGAACGTGGtctttcagtttttgttttttttttaaatcatactcACATTTTCATATGAGCTTAGTATATAGAGAAATCAGAGTGATAGACCCAAAGTTGAATCAGAATATCCATTCCTTTTCAGGGACCTTTCTTTCACAGTCAAACTTGAGATACTTGCATTCTTTTTCTTGCAGGATGATTTGCTTTGTGGAGGTGTTTCTTTAGTCTTCTAACAGTAAAGCAAGAAGTTCAGTTCATTACTCATATCCCACCTGCATTAAACATGGAAAATTTATATTCTCCATCCCTGGCACCAGAATGTTGTAAGAAATATAATTGTCTTTAGGAAAAATACCTTGATGAGTGCCTGGAGTAGATAGAAGTTGAGATTCAAAGGCTGGGGGTTGAGCATGACCAAGATACTTCATTGCTGTGGGTGAGGGAGAAAAGCAGAGAAATGAGGTAGAAAATGAGATGGGGAGGTTAGATTAGACCCTGCAGAGGAAAGGAGTATCAGAGAAACCTGTTGGGTCATAGAGGTAGAAATGACTTTTAAACAACAGTAATTTCTTATAAGTATTGTATAATGGATTActgtgtaattctttttttttccatttggggAGGACATTGGACAGTTATGTAGCACAGAATAAAAGAGTATAGAAAATCTAAGCCAACATCAGAAGTAAGAGAAGCAAGAGTGGTTCCCAGCCATCTGGGTTATGTGTGTTAAATAATAAAGTTATGTTTCAATATGGGGATCTTTCCAAAAAGTTTATTCCTACTTATAGTATGATGGAGAGACAAGAATCAAGCCAATGCAAAATCACGTTATTGACAAAATTAAATCATTAACATTTATTGATGTATTAAGGATGAGCTAGATTGGCTAAGTAGCCTGCAGTTCTGGGGAACAGTGAAATGAATGTCTTGACAAGTGAAATGAATTAAATTTTGGCTGAAAGTTTTAAAGGATTGAAGGCACAGCATTTGGAAGAGAAGCAGATAAGGAAGGTGATTTGTATTAGTGAATAAAGGTTCAGAAACAAAGGAAgcgagagggagagggaaaggagagggagggcagagagagaagagagaagagagaagatacAGAGCAGGTGCACAAGGGCAATGGCTAGACTTTTCCTTGActgaaattagaaaatgaattaaaggCTTATTTGGGAAGCATTCAGGGTATGGGAAATACATTCTTGGGATGAAAATATTCCTGTTAGTTTGTGAAGAAATCAGCAATTATGAGAAGGATAAAATGATGGGTGCACAACATGGTTGGAACTGGCAGGCATAGAATTTACTGGCTTTAAGATTCCAGATATGACATAGACTAAGAAGAGATGGGGCAGTCATGAGAATGTTGGGATCAACCTGGGGATtgtggaaggaaaaagaaaggagtGGATCAGAACAGAGAAAGAATTGGTTATTTAGAGACAAATGGCTGGGGATGACAGAGAATGAGAGAAAGGCTTACATTCATGGTGAACTGCAATCACACAGGAGATTATCAAGAGCAGTGTGGGCTACCAATATTGACTGGATCAAGGCAAACTCCCATTTTCCCTGGGGTCAGTACCTGGCTTCTCAGGTAGCCTCTGGGCCCCAGCACTTCTTCTTTAGGACCCTTTTCAATGTAGGGCTGCTCAGCATCAGTGAAGTAGAATGAATAGAAATTAGAGCATAGATGATGGCTTCCCAGAACCAAAACAATGATCCGTTATCAAATACTTTACTTACAAGATGGATTGATAAGATCAGAAAATAAGAGGTGAATACTATGAAGAATGTAGCGAGAGACTTCAGGGCAGTACGGTGAGCTTGCATGCTCGAGTTGCAGTGGCCAGAGTTATGTTGTTGCATCTGCTCCCTGTGCCGGATCAGTGAGGCCATAAGTAAGACCGTTGAGGCCAGGAACAGGAGGAAGGGAACAAGCAGCACACACATTGTTTGAGGCTTAAAAAAATACTGCTCAAACAAGTGAAATCTCTCAGTCCAAGTGCTGTTTCCGGGTAAATGCTTCATGGTGAATAATTGCATCAGGATGTGTTTCTTAACAACTGAAGGGATGACGGCTACACAGGAAAGTATCAGAGTACCCAGCAACAACCAGGGAACCAATCTCAAAATTCTCCACCTCAGCCAGAGGAAGATTGGATGGGTGAAGGAAGAGATCTTGACACAGTAGAAGGCAGCAAGCAAGCTGGTTAACCAGAATGTAAGAATATTAGTGAACTCCCAGATGATTGCTATGTTCCAAAATGtataattatggttaaaataggaGCCAAAATTGTACAACACTGATGCCCACTGCAGACAGAAATGGCAGATGCCCAGGCTGATGAGGATCATTTCCACTGATGACAATCTTTTGACCTGCATCCACTTTCTGCCCAGCACTACAACCATGAAGCTGCTTTGTGCAATTATGGTCAAGGACTCAAGCACATAGATGATGATGAAGAAGATAGTCAGTTGGATGAGTACCATGCTTCTTTTTTGAAGTATCTTTCTGGACAAAGACTCAA is part of the Callospermophilus lateralis isolate mCalLat2 chromosome 1, mCalLat2.hap1, whole genome shotgun sequence genome and encodes:
- the Tas2r16 gene encoding taste receptor type 2 member 16 encodes the protein MVLIQLTIFFIIIYVLESLTIIAQSSFMVVVLGRKWMQVKRLSSVEMILISLGICHFCLQWASVLYNFGSYFNHNYTFWNIAIIWEFTNILTFWLTSLLAAFYCVKISSFTHPIFLWLRWRILRLVPWLLLGTLILSCVAVIPSVVKKHILMQLFTMKHLPGNSTWTERFHLFEQYFFKPQTMCVLLVPFLLFLASTVLLMASLIRHREQMQQHNSGHCNSSMQAHRTALKSLATFFIVFTSYFLILSIHLVSKVFDNGSLFWFWEAIIYALISIHSTSLMLSSPTLKRVLKKKCWGPEAT